In Acropora palmata chromosome 7, jaAcrPala1.3, whole genome shotgun sequence, one genomic interval encodes:
- the LOC141887358 gene encoding tetratricopeptide repeat protein 13-like isoform X2, protein MNICDEICLLCKHRIRRNNFLTSPWSDDLVSAQLDGLKGILYRVISLWMSLDRFGRQPCIPARFVQKGPIPECCVMNTTPTSYKQTPTCDARKEKEQAKNTQDAMHCLNPSNSQRHFIIHSPENDKSLHLLITHDVQQKVVLTGNKVIDERVEYAVLLMNTGKLDEAIQKFTSIVKEHPWVIAAHFGRGTAYVQKGLQFKENAEAAIKDFSSVIRLAPDNPDGWIKRAEVLSPLGNLKEALSDIKIALDLKPSAHLHLMRGTLLFMQEDYEAACDSFTRCLEIDKNQPVALLYFGLSLYHRGNVKESIEVFKKAINTNINKAECHRSLGHAYRELGNHYLSHDHFTAAIALEPTTSQNYHSRGIINYMQGRPAEAIEDFRACLKYNPSSISCNYWKGASHAAQGNYYEAVKSTTQVLVSDTSPLPSVDVIKSHYLKEYSRYLHSQLDTSLSEYSPDVDIDGRLRDMWVKGLPFSAKNYSEQPGIQPGIREVEDITFDNLSPEAQFLVCKSSTLGPLIQYNSAGFLPNVRHHLAMGFAILDVAQVAHKHWKGGRSSKTNKKISWREIFDVAVKWRRISHPEQPVFWLDMMPEKSVKAGFNFRMNLLRGQLKSVRYSDYFDKIFQFTKTMLQHFYRMDELKATEFKRSLENAKTCRELMLVLKQHDLRNPQPSVILSTHVSSSKSGGTMSLEGLNLSLSESGSNLLFTMDTPTTPSRTAGYHLELDHIWAQLNDEMRKPGNKDVDVIGNYILSLVYYFFNLMPLSRGSSAVAYAVALGLFLAVGRETTGKIPPGKEVDLEAMIGGSVDAFALHVKGWLALKKLSKPVTSLPLVSEVFPTLRTVLEALNVKFTEADCKDMRPI, encoded by the exons ATGAAT ATATGTGATGAAATTTGTCTATTGTGTAAACATCGCATCAGACGTAACAATTTTCTAACCTCTCCATGGAGTGATGACCTTGTTTCAGCCCAATTAGATGGATTAAAAGGCATTCTCTACCGTGTCATCTCATTGTGGATGTCACTTGACAGATTTGGAAGGCAGCCATGCATACCTGCACGATTCGTGCAAAAAG GTCCGATTCCGGAATGCTGTGTGATGAACACTACGCCAACTTCGTACAAACAAACGCCAACCTGTGATGCcagaaaagagaaagaacagGCGAAGAATACCCAAG atGCCATGCATTGTCTTAACCCATCAAACAGTCAAAGGCATTTTATAATTCACAGCCCTGAAAATGACAAG AGCCTTCATTTGTTAATAACACATGATGTTCAACAAAAAGTTGTTTTAACTGGAAACAAAGTGATTGATGAAAGAGTTG AATATGCAGTTCTACTTATGAATACTGGAAAACTAGATGAGGCAATTCAAAAGTTTACCAGTATTGTTAAG GAACATCCTTGGGTTATTGCAGCTCATTTTGGACGTGGAACTGCATATGTTCAGAAAGGTTTACAG TTCAAAGAAAATGCTGAAGCAGCAATAAAAGACTTTTCATCAGTGATCAGATTGGCTCCTGATAATCCTGACGGATGGATCAAGCGTGCTGAG GTGTTGTCACCTTTGGGAAATCTTAAAGAAGCTTTGTCTGACATCAAGATTGCTCTTGATCTGAAACCTAGTGCTCACTTACATCTAATGAGAGGAACATTACTGTTCATGCAGGAA GATTATGAAGCAGCCTGTGATAGCTTCACCAGATGTTTGGAGATTGATAAGAACCAACCTGTGGCCTTGTTATATTTTGGACTATCCTTGTATCATAGAGGAAATGTAAAG gAATCCATTGAGGTATTTAAAAAGGCTATCAACACAAATATCAATAAGGCTGAGTGTCATCGCAGCTTGGGTCATGCTTACAG AGAACTTGGGAATCATTATCTTTCGCATGATCATTTTACTGCAGCCATTGCATTGGAGCCAACAACTTCACAG AATTACCATTCCAGAGGGATCATCAATTATATGCAAGGACGTCCAGCTGAAGCTATTGAAGATTTTAGG GCATGTCTAAAGTACAATCCCAGCAGCATATCATGTAATTACTGGAAAGGAGCAAGCCATGCTGCACAAGGAAACTATTATGAGGCTGTAAAGTCAACCACACAG GTCTTAGTCTCAGATACTTCACCTTTGCCAAGTGTGGATGTTATCAAAAGTCATTACCTGAAAG AGTATTCAAGGTATCTTCACTCCCAACTGGACACGTCCCTCTCTGAATACTCACCAGATGTGGATATTGATGGGCGCCTCCGAGACATGTGGGTCAAAGGTCTTCCTTTCAGTGCGAAG AATTACAGTGAGCAACCAGGAATTCAGCCTGGTATAAG AGAAGTTGAAGATATCACATTTGACAATTTGAGTCCAGAGGCTCAA TTCTTGGTGTGCAAGTCCTCCACTCTGGGTCCGTTGATTCAGTATAATTCTGCTGGATTCCTTCCCAATGTCAGACATCATCTTGCTATGGGATTTGCCATTTTGGATGTTGCACAAGTTGCACATAAACACTGGAAAGGCGGGAGATCATCAAAgaccaacaaaaaaattagttgGAGGGAAATTTTTGATGTAGCTGTTAAATGGAGAAG AATTTCTCATCCTGAGCAACCTGTTTTCTGGTTGGACATGATGCCAGAGAAAAGTGTCAAAGCAGGATTTAATTTTCGGATGAATTTGCTAAG GGGGCAGTTGAAAAGTGTAAGATACTCCGATTATTTTGATAAGATTTTTCAGTTCACTAAAACAATGTTGCAGCACTTCTACAG aatgGATGAATTAAAGGCAACAGAATTTAAAAGGAGTTTAGAGAATGCAAAAACATGTAGAGAATTAATGCTGGTTCTTAAG CAACATGATTTGCGGAACCCGCAGCCCAGCGTGATTCTTTCAACTCATGTATCGAGCTCCAAAAGTGGAGGAACAATGAGTCTGGAGGGCTTGAATTTAAGCTTGTCTGAAAG tggTTCAAATCTGTTGTTTACAATGGACACACCGACAACTCCATCAAGAACAGCTGGGTATCATTTAGAGCTGGACCACATCTGGGCTCAACTCAATGATGAGATGAGAAAACCAGGCAACAAG GATGTTGATGTGATTGGTAACTACATCCTTTCTCTTGTTTATTACTTCTTCAATCTGATGCCCCTGTCACGTGGATCCAG TGCTGTAGCATATGCTGTGGCATTGGGCCTTTTTCTTGCTGTCGGTAGGGAAACCACCGGCAAAATTCCCCCAGGGAAG GAAGTAGATTTAGAAGCAATGATAGGAGGATCAGTAGATGCTTTTGCACTACATGTTAAAGGATGGCTGGCACTAAAAAA GTTGTCTAAGCCAGTCACCTCTCTACCGCTTGTAAGTGAAGTTTTTCCAACTCTTCGCACTGTATTAGAGGCTCTTAATGTGAAATTCACTGAAGCTGATTGTAAGGATATGAGGCcaatttaa
- the LOC141887358 gene encoding tetratricopeptide repeat protein 13-like isoform X1, translating to MNIWKAAMHTCTIRAKRTLRAGGNLDTGRIWPGGRAGIFNLTEEVWELAVNVNMAAWWVIPVVHIIVAFLSFPGIFVIKVSGDISKHQCVSGSQVLHVNFDQGPIPECCVMNTTPTSYKQTPTCDARKEKEQAKNTQDAMHCLNPSNSQRHFIIHSPENDKSLHLLITHDVQQKVVLTGNKVIDERVEYAVLLMNTGKLDEAIQKFTSIVKEHPWVIAAHFGRGTAYVQKGLQFKENAEAAIKDFSSVIRLAPDNPDGWIKRAEVLSPLGNLKEALSDIKIALDLKPSAHLHLMRGTLLFMQEDYEAACDSFTRCLEIDKNQPVALLYFGLSLYHRGNVKESIEVFKKAINTNINKAECHRSLGHAYRELGNHYLSHDHFTAAIALEPTTSQNYHSRGIINYMQGRPAEAIEDFRACLKYNPSSISCNYWKGASHAAQGNYYEAVKSTTQVLVSDTSPLPSVDVIKSHYLKEYSRYLHSQLDTSLSEYSPDVDIDGRLRDMWVKGLPFSAKNYSEQPGIQPGIREVEDITFDNLSPEAQFLVCKSSTLGPLIQYNSAGFLPNVRHHLAMGFAILDVAQVAHKHWKGGRSSKTNKKISWREIFDVAVKWRRISHPEQPVFWLDMMPEKSVKAGFNFRMNLLRGQLKSVRYSDYFDKIFQFTKTMLQHFYRMDELKATEFKRSLENAKTCRELMLVLKQHDLRNPQPSVILSTHVSSSKSGGTMSLEGLNLSLSESGSNLLFTMDTPTTPSRTAGYHLELDHIWAQLNDEMRKPGNKDVDVIGNYILSLVYYFFNLMPLSRGSSAVAYAVALGLFLAVGRETTGKIPPGKEVDLEAMIGGSVDAFALHVKGWLALKKLSKPVTSLPLVSEVFPTLRTVLEALNVKFTEADCKDMRPI from the exons ATGAAT ATTTGGAAGGCAGCCATGCATACCTGCACGATTCGTGCAAAAAG GACGCTCCGGGCCGGTGGAAATTTGGACACGGGCAGGATTTGGCCCGGGGGCCGAGCTGGCATATTCAACTTGACTGAAGAGGTCTGGGAACTAGCTGTCAACGTAAACATGGCGGCGTGGTGGGTTATACCAGTGGTTCATATAATTGTAGCTTTCCTCTCATTTCCTGGTATTTTCGTCATTAAAGTGAGTGGCGATATATCAAAACATCAATGCGTCTCTGGATCACAAGTTCTCCATGTTAATTTTGATCAAGGTCCGATTCCGGAATGCTGTGTGATGAACACTACGCCAACTTCGTACAAACAAACGCCAACCTGTGATGCcagaaaagagaaagaacagGCGAAGAATACCCAAG atGCCATGCATTGTCTTAACCCATCAAACAGTCAAAGGCATTTTATAATTCACAGCCCTGAAAATGACAAG AGCCTTCATTTGTTAATAACACATGATGTTCAACAAAAAGTTGTTTTAACTGGAAACAAAGTGATTGATGAAAGAGTTG AATATGCAGTTCTACTTATGAATACTGGAAAACTAGATGAGGCAATTCAAAAGTTTACCAGTATTGTTAAG GAACATCCTTGGGTTATTGCAGCTCATTTTGGACGTGGAACTGCATATGTTCAGAAAGGTTTACAG TTCAAAGAAAATGCTGAAGCAGCAATAAAAGACTTTTCATCAGTGATCAGATTGGCTCCTGATAATCCTGACGGATGGATCAAGCGTGCTGAG GTGTTGTCACCTTTGGGAAATCTTAAAGAAGCTTTGTCTGACATCAAGATTGCTCTTGATCTGAAACCTAGTGCTCACTTACATCTAATGAGAGGAACATTACTGTTCATGCAGGAA GATTATGAAGCAGCCTGTGATAGCTTCACCAGATGTTTGGAGATTGATAAGAACCAACCTGTGGCCTTGTTATATTTTGGACTATCCTTGTATCATAGAGGAAATGTAAAG gAATCCATTGAGGTATTTAAAAAGGCTATCAACACAAATATCAATAAGGCTGAGTGTCATCGCAGCTTGGGTCATGCTTACAG AGAACTTGGGAATCATTATCTTTCGCATGATCATTTTACTGCAGCCATTGCATTGGAGCCAACAACTTCACAG AATTACCATTCCAGAGGGATCATCAATTATATGCAAGGACGTCCAGCTGAAGCTATTGAAGATTTTAGG GCATGTCTAAAGTACAATCCCAGCAGCATATCATGTAATTACTGGAAAGGAGCAAGCCATGCTGCACAAGGAAACTATTATGAGGCTGTAAAGTCAACCACACAG GTCTTAGTCTCAGATACTTCACCTTTGCCAAGTGTGGATGTTATCAAAAGTCATTACCTGAAAG AGTATTCAAGGTATCTTCACTCCCAACTGGACACGTCCCTCTCTGAATACTCACCAGATGTGGATATTGATGGGCGCCTCCGAGACATGTGGGTCAAAGGTCTTCCTTTCAGTGCGAAG AATTACAGTGAGCAACCAGGAATTCAGCCTGGTATAAG AGAAGTTGAAGATATCACATTTGACAATTTGAGTCCAGAGGCTCAA TTCTTGGTGTGCAAGTCCTCCACTCTGGGTCCGTTGATTCAGTATAATTCTGCTGGATTCCTTCCCAATGTCAGACATCATCTTGCTATGGGATTTGCCATTTTGGATGTTGCACAAGTTGCACATAAACACTGGAAAGGCGGGAGATCATCAAAgaccaacaaaaaaattagttgGAGGGAAATTTTTGATGTAGCTGTTAAATGGAGAAG AATTTCTCATCCTGAGCAACCTGTTTTCTGGTTGGACATGATGCCAGAGAAAAGTGTCAAAGCAGGATTTAATTTTCGGATGAATTTGCTAAG GGGGCAGTTGAAAAGTGTAAGATACTCCGATTATTTTGATAAGATTTTTCAGTTCACTAAAACAATGTTGCAGCACTTCTACAG aatgGATGAATTAAAGGCAACAGAATTTAAAAGGAGTTTAGAGAATGCAAAAACATGTAGAGAATTAATGCTGGTTCTTAAG CAACATGATTTGCGGAACCCGCAGCCCAGCGTGATTCTTTCAACTCATGTATCGAGCTCCAAAAGTGGAGGAACAATGAGTCTGGAGGGCTTGAATTTAAGCTTGTCTGAAAG tggTTCAAATCTGTTGTTTACAATGGACACACCGACAACTCCATCAAGAACAGCTGGGTATCATTTAGAGCTGGACCACATCTGGGCTCAACTCAATGATGAGATGAGAAAACCAGGCAACAAG GATGTTGATGTGATTGGTAACTACATCCTTTCTCTTGTTTATTACTTCTTCAATCTGATGCCCCTGTCACGTGGATCCAG TGCTGTAGCATATGCTGTGGCATTGGGCCTTTTTCTTGCTGTCGGTAGGGAAACCACCGGCAAAATTCCCCCAGGGAAG GAAGTAGATTTAGAAGCAATGATAGGAGGATCAGTAGATGCTTTTGCACTACATGTTAAAGGATGGCTGGCACTAAAAAA GTTGTCTAAGCCAGTCACCTCTCTACCGCTTGTAAGTGAAGTTTTTCCAACTCTTCGCACTGTATTAGAGGCTCTTAATGTGAAATTCACTGAAGCTGATTGTAAGGATATGAGGCcaatttaa
- the LOC141887358 gene encoding tetratricopeptide repeat protein 13-like isoform X3 codes for MNIWKAAMHTCTIRAKRTLRAGGNLDTGRIWPGGRAGIFNLTEEVWELAVNVNMAAWWVIPVVHIIVAFLSFPGIFVIKVSGDISKHQCVSGSQVLHVNFDQGPIPECCVMNTTPTSYKQTPTCDARKEKEQAKNTQDAMHCLNPSNSQRHFIIHSPENDKSLHLLITHDVQQKVVLTGNKVIDERVEYAVLLMNTGKLDEAIQKFTSIVKEHPWVIAAHFGRGTAYVQKGLQFKENAEAAIKDFSSVIRLAPDNPDGWIKRAEVLSPLGNLKEALSDIKIALDLKPSAHLHLMRGTLLFMQEDYEAACDSFTRCLEIDKNQPVALLYFGLSLYHRGNVKESIEVFKKAINTNINKAECHRSLGHAYRELGNHYLSHDHFTAAIALEPTTSQNYHSRGIINYMQGRPAEAIEDFRACLKYNPSSISCNYWKGASHAAQGNYYEAVKSTTQVLVSDTSPLPSVDVIKSHYLKEYSRYLHSQLDTSLSEYSPDVDIDGRLRDMWVKGLPFSAKNYSEQPGIQPGIREVEDITFDNLSPEAQFLVCKSSTLGPLIQYNSAGFLPNVRHHLAMGFAILDVAQVAHKHWKGGRSSKTNKKISWREIFDVAVKWRRISHPEQPVFWLDMMPEKSVKAGFNFRMNLLRGQLKSVRYSDYFDKIFQFTKTMLQHFYRMDELKATEFKRSLENAKTCRELMLVLKQHDLRNPQPSVILSTHVSSSKSGGTMSLEGLNLSLSESGSNLLFTMDTPTTPSRTAGYHLELDHIWAQLNDEMRKPGNKDVDVIGNYILSLVYYFFNLMPLSRGSSSLCVLLGGVQQK; via the exons ATGAAT ATTTGGAAGGCAGCCATGCATACCTGCACGATTCGTGCAAAAAG GACGCTCCGGGCCGGTGGAAATTTGGACACGGGCAGGATTTGGCCCGGGGGCCGAGCTGGCATATTCAACTTGACTGAAGAGGTCTGGGAACTAGCTGTCAACGTAAACATGGCGGCGTGGTGGGTTATACCAGTGGTTCATATAATTGTAGCTTTCCTCTCATTTCCTGGTATTTTCGTCATTAAAGTGAGTGGCGATATATCAAAACATCAATGCGTCTCTGGATCACAAGTTCTCCATGTTAATTTTGATCAAGGTCCGATTCCGGAATGCTGTGTGATGAACACTACGCCAACTTCGTACAAACAAACGCCAACCTGTGATGCcagaaaagagaaagaacagGCGAAGAATACCCAAG atGCCATGCATTGTCTTAACCCATCAAACAGTCAAAGGCATTTTATAATTCACAGCCCTGAAAATGACAAG AGCCTTCATTTGTTAATAACACATGATGTTCAACAAAAAGTTGTTTTAACTGGAAACAAAGTGATTGATGAAAGAGTTG AATATGCAGTTCTACTTATGAATACTGGAAAACTAGATGAGGCAATTCAAAAGTTTACCAGTATTGTTAAG GAACATCCTTGGGTTATTGCAGCTCATTTTGGACGTGGAACTGCATATGTTCAGAAAGGTTTACAG TTCAAAGAAAATGCTGAAGCAGCAATAAAAGACTTTTCATCAGTGATCAGATTGGCTCCTGATAATCCTGACGGATGGATCAAGCGTGCTGAG GTGTTGTCACCTTTGGGAAATCTTAAAGAAGCTTTGTCTGACATCAAGATTGCTCTTGATCTGAAACCTAGTGCTCACTTACATCTAATGAGAGGAACATTACTGTTCATGCAGGAA GATTATGAAGCAGCCTGTGATAGCTTCACCAGATGTTTGGAGATTGATAAGAACCAACCTGTGGCCTTGTTATATTTTGGACTATCCTTGTATCATAGAGGAAATGTAAAG gAATCCATTGAGGTATTTAAAAAGGCTATCAACACAAATATCAATAAGGCTGAGTGTCATCGCAGCTTGGGTCATGCTTACAG AGAACTTGGGAATCATTATCTTTCGCATGATCATTTTACTGCAGCCATTGCATTGGAGCCAACAACTTCACAG AATTACCATTCCAGAGGGATCATCAATTATATGCAAGGACGTCCAGCTGAAGCTATTGAAGATTTTAGG GCATGTCTAAAGTACAATCCCAGCAGCATATCATGTAATTACTGGAAAGGAGCAAGCCATGCTGCACAAGGAAACTATTATGAGGCTGTAAAGTCAACCACACAG GTCTTAGTCTCAGATACTTCACCTTTGCCAAGTGTGGATGTTATCAAAAGTCATTACCTGAAAG AGTATTCAAGGTATCTTCACTCCCAACTGGACACGTCCCTCTCTGAATACTCACCAGATGTGGATATTGATGGGCGCCTCCGAGACATGTGGGTCAAAGGTCTTCCTTTCAGTGCGAAG AATTACAGTGAGCAACCAGGAATTCAGCCTGGTATAAG AGAAGTTGAAGATATCACATTTGACAATTTGAGTCCAGAGGCTCAA TTCTTGGTGTGCAAGTCCTCCACTCTGGGTCCGTTGATTCAGTATAATTCTGCTGGATTCCTTCCCAATGTCAGACATCATCTTGCTATGGGATTTGCCATTTTGGATGTTGCACAAGTTGCACATAAACACTGGAAAGGCGGGAGATCATCAAAgaccaacaaaaaaattagttgGAGGGAAATTTTTGATGTAGCTGTTAAATGGAGAAG AATTTCTCATCCTGAGCAACCTGTTTTCTGGTTGGACATGATGCCAGAGAAAAGTGTCAAAGCAGGATTTAATTTTCGGATGAATTTGCTAAG GGGGCAGTTGAAAAGTGTAAGATACTCCGATTATTTTGATAAGATTTTTCAGTTCACTAAAACAATGTTGCAGCACTTCTACAG aatgGATGAATTAAAGGCAACAGAATTTAAAAGGAGTTTAGAGAATGCAAAAACATGTAGAGAATTAATGCTGGTTCTTAAG CAACATGATTTGCGGAACCCGCAGCCCAGCGTGATTCTTTCAACTCATGTATCGAGCTCCAAAAGTGGAGGAACAATGAGTCTGGAGGGCTTGAATTTAAGCTTGTCTGAAAG tggTTCAAATCTGTTGTTTACAATGGACACACCGACAACTCCATCAAGAACAGCTGGGTATCATTTAGAGCTGGACCACATCTGGGCTCAACTCAATGATGAGATGAGAAAACCAGGCAACAAG GATGTTGATGTGATTGGTAACTACATCCTTTCTCTTGTTTATTACTTCTTCAATCTGATGCCCCTGTCACGTGGATCCAG CTCTCTGTGTGTTCTTCTTGGTGGtgttcaacaaaaataa
- the LOC141887358 gene encoding tetratricopeptide repeat protein 13-like isoform X4, whose product MSLDRFGRQPCIPARFVQKGPIPECCVMNTTPTSYKQTPTCDARKEKEQAKNTQDAMHCLNPSNSQRHFIIHSPENDKSLHLLITHDVQQKVVLTGNKVIDERVEYAVLLMNTGKLDEAIQKFTSIVKEHPWVIAAHFGRGTAYVQKGLQFKENAEAAIKDFSSVIRLAPDNPDGWIKRAEVLSPLGNLKEALSDIKIALDLKPSAHLHLMRGTLLFMQEDYEAACDSFTRCLEIDKNQPVALLYFGLSLYHRGNVKESIEVFKKAINTNINKAECHRSLGHAYRELGNHYLSHDHFTAAIALEPTTSQNYHSRGIINYMQGRPAEAIEDFRACLKYNPSSISCNYWKGASHAAQGNYYEAVKSTTQVLVSDTSPLPSVDVIKSHYLKEYSRYLHSQLDTSLSEYSPDVDIDGRLRDMWVKGLPFSAKNYSEQPGIQPGIREVEDITFDNLSPEAQFLVCKSSTLGPLIQYNSAGFLPNVRHHLAMGFAILDVAQVAHKHWKGGRSSKTNKKISWREIFDVAVKWRRISHPEQPVFWLDMMPEKSVKAGFNFRMNLLRGQLKSVRYSDYFDKIFQFTKTMLQHFYRMDELKATEFKRSLENAKTCRELMLVLKQHDLRNPQPSVILSTHVSSSKSGGTMSLEGLNLSLSESGSNLLFTMDTPTTPSRTAGYHLELDHIWAQLNDEMRKPGNKDVDVIGNYILSLVYYFFNLMPLSRGSSAVAYAVALGLFLAVGRETTGKIPPGKEVDLEAMIGGSVDAFALHVKGWLALKKLSKPVTSLPLVSEVFPTLRTVLEALNVKFTEADCKDMRPI is encoded by the exons ATGTCACTTGACAGATTTGGAAGGCAGCCATGCATACCTGCACGATTCGTGCAAAAAG GTCCGATTCCGGAATGCTGTGTGATGAACACTACGCCAACTTCGTACAAACAAACGCCAACCTGTGATGCcagaaaagagaaagaacagGCGAAGAATACCCAAG atGCCATGCATTGTCTTAACCCATCAAACAGTCAAAGGCATTTTATAATTCACAGCCCTGAAAATGACAAG AGCCTTCATTTGTTAATAACACATGATGTTCAACAAAAAGTTGTTTTAACTGGAAACAAAGTGATTGATGAAAGAGTTG AATATGCAGTTCTACTTATGAATACTGGAAAACTAGATGAGGCAATTCAAAAGTTTACCAGTATTGTTAAG GAACATCCTTGGGTTATTGCAGCTCATTTTGGACGTGGAACTGCATATGTTCAGAAAGGTTTACAG TTCAAAGAAAATGCTGAAGCAGCAATAAAAGACTTTTCATCAGTGATCAGATTGGCTCCTGATAATCCTGACGGATGGATCAAGCGTGCTGAG GTGTTGTCACCTTTGGGAAATCTTAAAGAAGCTTTGTCTGACATCAAGATTGCTCTTGATCTGAAACCTAGTGCTCACTTACATCTAATGAGAGGAACATTACTGTTCATGCAGGAA GATTATGAAGCAGCCTGTGATAGCTTCACCAGATGTTTGGAGATTGATAAGAACCAACCTGTGGCCTTGTTATATTTTGGACTATCCTTGTATCATAGAGGAAATGTAAAG gAATCCATTGAGGTATTTAAAAAGGCTATCAACACAAATATCAATAAGGCTGAGTGTCATCGCAGCTTGGGTCATGCTTACAG AGAACTTGGGAATCATTATCTTTCGCATGATCATTTTACTGCAGCCATTGCATTGGAGCCAACAACTTCACAG AATTACCATTCCAGAGGGATCATCAATTATATGCAAGGACGTCCAGCTGAAGCTATTGAAGATTTTAGG GCATGTCTAAAGTACAATCCCAGCAGCATATCATGTAATTACTGGAAAGGAGCAAGCCATGCTGCACAAGGAAACTATTATGAGGCTGTAAAGTCAACCACACAG GTCTTAGTCTCAGATACTTCACCTTTGCCAAGTGTGGATGTTATCAAAAGTCATTACCTGAAAG AGTATTCAAGGTATCTTCACTCCCAACTGGACACGTCCCTCTCTGAATACTCACCAGATGTGGATATTGATGGGCGCCTCCGAGACATGTGGGTCAAAGGTCTTCCTTTCAGTGCGAAG AATTACAGTGAGCAACCAGGAATTCAGCCTGGTATAAG AGAAGTTGAAGATATCACATTTGACAATTTGAGTCCAGAGGCTCAA TTCTTGGTGTGCAAGTCCTCCACTCTGGGTCCGTTGATTCAGTATAATTCTGCTGGATTCCTTCCCAATGTCAGACATCATCTTGCTATGGGATTTGCCATTTTGGATGTTGCACAAGTTGCACATAAACACTGGAAAGGCGGGAGATCATCAAAgaccaacaaaaaaattagttgGAGGGAAATTTTTGATGTAGCTGTTAAATGGAGAAG AATTTCTCATCCTGAGCAACCTGTTTTCTGGTTGGACATGATGCCAGAGAAAAGTGTCAAAGCAGGATTTAATTTTCGGATGAATTTGCTAAG GGGGCAGTTGAAAAGTGTAAGATACTCCGATTATTTTGATAAGATTTTTCAGTTCACTAAAACAATGTTGCAGCACTTCTACAG aatgGATGAATTAAAGGCAACAGAATTTAAAAGGAGTTTAGAGAATGCAAAAACATGTAGAGAATTAATGCTGGTTCTTAAG CAACATGATTTGCGGAACCCGCAGCCCAGCGTGATTCTTTCAACTCATGTATCGAGCTCCAAAAGTGGAGGAACAATGAGTCTGGAGGGCTTGAATTTAAGCTTGTCTGAAAG tggTTCAAATCTGTTGTTTACAATGGACACACCGACAACTCCATCAAGAACAGCTGGGTATCATTTAGAGCTGGACCACATCTGGGCTCAACTCAATGATGAGATGAGAAAACCAGGCAACAAG GATGTTGATGTGATTGGTAACTACATCCTTTCTCTTGTTTATTACTTCTTCAATCTGATGCCCCTGTCACGTGGATCCAG TGCTGTAGCATATGCTGTGGCATTGGGCCTTTTTCTTGCTGTCGGTAGGGAAACCACCGGCAAAATTCCCCCAGGGAAG GAAGTAGATTTAGAAGCAATGATAGGAGGATCAGTAGATGCTTTTGCACTACATGTTAAAGGATGGCTGGCACTAAAAAA GTTGTCTAAGCCAGTCACCTCTCTACCGCTTGTAAGTGAAGTTTTTCCAACTCTTCGCACTGTATTAGAGGCTCTTAATGTGAAATTCACTGAAGCTGATTGTAAGGATATGAGGCcaatttaa